The proteins below are encoded in one region of Synergistaceae bacterium:
- a CDS encoding Rpn family recombination-promoting nuclease/putative transposase, with protein sequence MERWMTYFAGTGGSEMEQIAQQEPRISDALAAERFFSMDKEKRYAYFLEWKQIIDEESREAIAEARGKAKSKFQIAKNMLDDGASVEFAVRYTGLSLEEVQNLQNKTVPRV encoded by the coding sequence TTGGAACGTTGGATGACATATTTTGCCGGGACAGGAGGATCGGAAATGGAACAAATAGCCCAACAAGAACCAAGAATATCTGACGCGCTGGCAGCGGAAAGGTTTTTTTCGATGGATAAGGAAAAACGATACGCTTATTTTCTCGAATGGAAACAAATCATCGACGAAGAATCACGTGAAGCTATAGCGGAAGCTAGAGGCAAAGCCAAAAGTAAATTTCAAATCGCGAAGAATATGTTAGATGATGGCGCGAGCGTAGAGTTCGCAGTCCGGTATACAGGTCTTTCTCTCGAAGAAGTACAAAATCTACAAAACAAAACCGTCCCACGCGTGTAA
- a CDS encoding MATE family efflux transporter, with amino-acid sequence MTIAQILHLLYNIVDRIYIGRIPGTGALALTGVGLCFPIISFVNSFSNFFGVGGAPLCAMARGRGDNEEAEKIMGTSFSMLCYTGILLTVLGLLFYKPVLYLLGASDETFPFAGEYIRIYLWGNLFVMIALGMNPFINSQGFGQTGMMTVLFGAVANIILDPIFIFTFHMNIRGAAIATVLSQFLSTVWVLGFLTGSQATLKLRFKNMKVRWFRLKKILALGLSNFIMGMTTSLVQMICNVTAQSYGGDLYVGVMTVVNSVREIFQLPISGLTNGAIPIISFNYGGKALERVRKAIAFVFLAGISYTLLAWLTIFCFPRIFIRLFSEDPALIAAGIPALRIYFWGFLLMSLHVAGQNTFVALGRSRQAIFFSLFRKVIVVVPLTLILPKLWDLGIDGVFWAEPVSNILSGLACSITLWITVIPELRTSSPGSD; translated from the coding sequence ATGACAATCGCGCAGATCTTGCATCTGCTTTACAACATCGTCGACAGAATTTATATCGGGCGCATTCCAGGCACCGGAGCATTGGCGCTTACAGGCGTAGGGTTGTGCTTCCCGATCATTTCATTCGTGAACTCCTTCTCCAACTTCTTCGGCGTCGGCGGCGCGCCCTTATGCGCTATGGCGCGCGGTAGAGGTGACAACGAGGAAGCGGAGAAAATCATGGGCACATCCTTCAGCATGTTGTGCTACACGGGTATTCTTCTCACGGTGCTAGGCTTACTTTTTTACAAGCCTGTCCTTTACCTGTTGGGAGCCAGCGACGAAACCTTCCCTTTCGCGGGTGAGTACATCCGAATTTACCTGTGGGGAAATCTCTTCGTCATGATCGCGCTGGGCATGAATCCTTTCATCAATAGCCAGGGATTTGGGCAAACCGGAATGATGACGGTGCTCTTCGGGGCTGTCGCCAACATCATCCTCGACCCCATTTTTATTTTCACCTTCCATATGAATATTCGCGGAGCGGCCATCGCCACGGTCCTTTCTCAGTTCTTGTCCACCGTATGGGTGCTGGGGTTTCTCACGGGGAGCCAAGCGACTCTCAAGCTCCGATTCAAGAACATGAAAGTTCGCTGGTTCCGCCTGAAGAAAATATTGGCGTTAGGACTCTCCAATTTCATCATGGGTATGACCACCAGCCTGGTTCAAATGATTTGTAACGTAACGGCCCAAAGCTACGGCGGCGACCTATACGTGGGGGTGATGACTGTCGTCAACTCAGTACGGGAGATTTTTCAATTGCCCATCAGTGGTTTGACGAATGGCGCGATCCCCATTATAAGTTTCAATTATGGAGGGAAGGCGCTCGAGAGGGTAAGAAAGGCCATCGCTTTTGTTTTCCTCGCGGGCATCAGCTACACGTTGTTGGCGTGGTTGACTATTTTTTGTTTCCCCAGGATTTTCATACGCCTTTTTTCGGAGGATCCCGCTCTAATCGCCGCCGGAATCCCGGCTTTGCGCATTTACTTTTGGGGTTTTCTCTTGATGTCGCTGCACGTCGCGGGGCAAAACACCTTCGTGGCCTTGGGGCGGTCCAGGCAGGCGATTTTCTTTTCTTTGTTCCGCAAAGTCATCGTCGTGGTTCCCTTGACCCTCATCTTACCGAAACTGTGGGACCTTGGGATCGATGGGGTTTTTTGGGCTGAACCCGTTTCCAATATTCTGAGCGGACTGGCCTGCTCCATCACTTTGTGGATCACGGTCATACCCGAATTGAGAACATCCTCGCCGGGAAGCGATTGA
- a CDS encoding OmpH family outer membrane protein, whose amino-acid sequence MTLYLKLDPDIYSKLKKYCIWFLVAAVLVIFAETSAGAADTVGIVNSQKILFQHPQFDQTTRLLLFLSRPITDDPARIVSDEKDPEMKRLLTQSLNLIKEFAELDRNLTTEKDTGGKQRAVIARQARLSEERQRRMAPILEDCNKALRSIMTQKKMTVILEADSVYLGGTDITEDVIARLKGTKK is encoded by the coding sequence GTGACATTGTATTTAAAACTGGACCCCGACATATATTCGAAGCTTAAAAAATATTGCATTTGGTTTCTTGTGGCGGCCGTTCTGGTGATTTTCGCGGAAACCTCCGCTGGAGCGGCGGATACTGTGGGGATTGTCAATTCACAAAAAATTCTATTCCAGCATCCACAATTCGATCAGACGACGCGGTTGCTTCTGTTTTTGAGCAGACCTATTACAGATGACCCTGCCCGTATCGTGAGCGACGAAAAAGACCCGGAGATGAAACGCTTGCTGACACAATCCCTTAATCTGATCAAGGAATTCGCGGAACTGGACCGTAACCTAACCACGGAAAAAGACACGGGGGGAAAACAGCGGGCAGTGATCGCAAGACAGGCCCGGTTGAGCGAAGAAAGACAGCGGCGAATGGCTCCCATCCTGGAAGATTGCAACAAAGCCCTTCGGTCCATCATGACTCAGAAGAAAATGACGGTTATTTTGGAAGCCGACTCCGTGTATCTCGGTGGTACAGACATCACGGAAGACGTCATTGCCAGACTGAAAGGCACAAAAAAATAA
- a CDS encoding PLP-dependent aminotransferase family protein, whose translation MSNNWKENFSATARKSRPSPVRELLKVIGQPGMISFAGGMPAPEVFPIEQFAEGAEQLRNNGTFLLQYGTTEGYNPLREFLAKWTAPRLGREPELDEIFLTTGSQQALDLFAWAMLDPGDVVITEDPTYMAALNTFSNHGAEFASVRVDQEGMRVSELPPLIEELRKQGRKLKFIYTIVNFQNPAGSTLSTERRKELTSIAERYGLTIFEDDPYGYVRFDGEHLPSIFSFDKAGNTIYAGSFSKILSPGVRIGWVSGAKEIIRQMVIFKQTTDLCSSPITQVLTHEYCRKGYLDSHLPNIISNYRVKRDAMEKSFQKHLAPLGVSWVKPEGGFFYWLNTGAINSNDLAKRALDKKVAILPGASFCVNSKAGIHAARINYTYSQPDVIEEGVARLAQAIQEMKISTR comes from the coding sequence GTGAGTAATAACTGGAAAGAAAATTTCAGCGCAACCGCCCGCAAATCGAGACCGTCTCCGGTACGTGAGCTGCTCAAGGTGATCGGCCAGCCCGGAATGATTTCTTTCGCCGGAGGTATGCCCGCCCCTGAGGTCTTCCCCATCGAGCAGTTCGCCGAGGGAGCGGAACAGCTCAGGAACAACGGAACATTTCTGCTGCAGTACGGTACAACAGAAGGGTACAATCCCCTGCGTGAGTTCCTGGCCAAGTGGACGGCCCCTCGTTTGGGCCGGGAGCCGGAGCTGGACGAAATTTTCCTGACCACCGGATCGCAACAGGCGCTGGACCTCTTTGCCTGGGCTATGCTCGATCCGGGAGACGTGGTGATCACGGAAGATCCCACCTACATGGCTGCTCTCAACACTTTCTCCAATCACGGCGCGGAGTTCGCGTCCGTTCGGGTAGACCAGGAGGGCATGAGGGTCTCGGAACTGCCTCCCTTGATCGAAGAACTGAGGAAGCAGGGCAGAAAACTCAAATTTATCTACACCATCGTGAACTTTCAGAACCCTGCTGGCTCCACCTTATCCACGGAACGTCGCAAAGAACTGACCTCCATAGCGGAGCGTTATGGCCTGACCATTTTCGAGGACGACCCCTATGGATACGTCCGGTTTGACGGAGAGCACCTGCCCTCAATCTTCTCCTTCGACAAGGCGGGAAACACGATCTACGCCGGATCCTTCTCCAAAATCCTATCTCCGGGAGTTCGCATTGGCTGGGTCAGCGGTGCTAAAGAGATCATCCGCCAGATGGTCATCTTCAAACAGACTACAGATCTTTGTTCGAGTCCCATCACTCAGGTGCTTACCCACGAGTATTGCCGTAAAGGATATCTGGACTCACACCTGCCCAACATCATCTCCAATTATCGCGTCAAACGAGACGCCATGGAGAAAAGTTTTCAGAAGCATCTGGCGCCTCTGGGAGTTTCTTGGGTGAAACCAGAAGGCGGATTTTTTTACTGGCTGAATACAGGCGCTATCAATAGCAACGATCTAGCCAAACGCGCTCTCGACAAAAAGGTCGCCATTCTTCCGGGAGCGTCTTTCTGCGTGAACTCCAAGGCCGGCATCCATGCCGCCAGGATCAACTATACTTACAGTCAGCCCGACGTTATCGAAGAAGGTGTGGCCCGCCTTGCCCAAGCTATCCAAGAAATGAAAATTTCGACGAGGTAA
- a CDS encoding M48 family metalloprotease, which produces MRKIRKKFAVPALAVLLVVVFSATSLYAEIGKNIVQSAWTRVATAAGMKVISITYEEDKAPNAWVNFQSSDNFSVHVTQGLMQILKSADEIAGVLGHEVGHVQRGHYNKSVQRNVGWSILGSLLGQAGGVAEVAGAVGMNLAESGFSREQEVEADDYGMDLAVKAGYSPWGLYYAMKSFKDNGFKTEPSGFNSHPPTDRRLQHLQERAQRIAPNTSRPK; this is translated from the coding sequence ATGAGAAAAATAAGAAAAAAGTTCGCGGTTCCGGCGTTGGCCGTTTTGCTGGTCGTCGTTTTTTCGGCGACATCGCTTTACGCCGAGATCGGCAAGAACATCGTGCAAAGCGCTTGGACCCGCGTCGCCACCGCGGCAGGCATGAAGGTTATTTCGATCACCTATGAAGAAGACAAGGCGCCTAACGCGTGGGTCAATTTCCAGTCCTCGGATAATTTTTCTGTTCACGTAACCCAGGGGTTGATGCAGATCTTGAAGTCAGCCGACGAAATCGCGGGAGTTTTGGGCCACGAGGTAGGCCACGTTCAGAGAGGTCACTACAACAAAAGCGTGCAGCGCAACGTGGGTTGGAGTATTTTGGGGTCGCTCCTGGGTCAGGCGGGTGGCGTCGCTGAAGTTGCGGGAGCTGTGGGCATGAACTTGGCAGAGAGCGGCTTCAGCCGTGAGCAAGAGGTGGAAGCCGACGACTATGGCATGGACTTGGCTGTCAAAGCTGGATACAGTCCTTGGGGCCTTTATTATGCTATGAAGAGCTTCAAAGATAACGGTTTTAAGACAGAGCCCAGCGGTTTCAACTCTCACCCGCCCACGGACCGCCGCCTCCAACACCTCCAGGAACGCGCCCAGAGAATAGCTCCGAACACATCCCGTCCCAAATAA